One Pullulanibacillus sp. KACC 23026 DNA segment encodes these proteins:
- a CDS encoding pseudouridine synthase, with translation MERLQKVIAQAGVASRRKAEELISQGRVQVNGQTVREQGVKVSPNDKIEVDGIPLDKEQPVYYLFYKPTGVISSVKDDKGRKVVTDFFPNVEARIFPVGRLDYETSGALLLTNDGDLANKLMHPRYKIDKHYVAKIKGLITKEEVRKLARGIELEDGKTAPAIVKIESVDRKKGTSVISLTIHEGRNRQVRRMFEALGYEVQKLKRERYGFLDLKSMSPGDYRELKPYEVKQLKVAPLNGNSVT, from the coding sequence ATGGAACGATTGCAAAAAGTGATTGCTCAGGCAGGGGTAGCTTCTAGACGAAAAGCAGAGGAACTCATTAGCCAAGGGCGAGTCCAAGTTAATGGACAAACAGTGAGGGAACAAGGCGTTAAAGTTTCGCCGAATGATAAGATTGAGGTGGATGGGATTCCGCTTGATAAAGAACAGCCGGTTTATTATTTGTTTTATAAACCAACAGGGGTCATATCGAGCGTTAAGGATGATAAAGGAAGAAAGGTGGTAACCGACTTTTTTCCAAACGTGGAGGCACGAATTTTTCCTGTTGGGCGCCTTGATTATGAGACGTCGGGTGCCTTATTGTTAACGAACGACGGAGACCTGGCGAACAAGCTTATGCATCCCCGCTATAAAATAGACAAGCATTATGTCGCTAAGATTAAAGGTCTAATCACAAAGGAAGAGGTGAGGAAACTCGCGCGCGGTATTGAACTTGAGGATGGTAAAACAGCCCCAGCTATTGTGAAAATTGAGTCGGTTGATCGCAAGAAGGGGACCTCTGTTATCTCCTTAACGATTCATGAAGGCCGTAATCGCCAAGTGCGCCGTATGTTTGAAGCGTTAGGTTATGAGGTGCAAAAACTTAAAAGAGAGCGCTATGGTTTCTTAGACCTAAAATCAATGAGTCCAGGGGATTATAGAGAATTAAAACCTTATGAGGTGAAACAGTTGAAAGTGGCTCCATTAAACGGGAACTCTGTCACATAA
- a CDS encoding spore maturation protein, producing MQVISTISIWIVPMLIAIVLFHGTVKRVPTYEAFVDGGKDGFEIAISIIPYLVGMLVSIGVFRASGAMDAFVHLLQPALKYIGVPPEVVPQILIRPISGNGALGMMTDIIHTHGPDSFLGNLSSTLQGATDTTFYIITVYFGAVGIRKIGYAMKVGLLADLAGAVAAIVICTLLFK from the coding sequence ATTCAAGTTATTTCAACGATATCTATATGGATCGTACCGATGCTCATTGCTATCGTCCTTTTTCATGGAACGGTAAAACGAGTACCGACGTACGAAGCGTTCGTCGATGGCGGTAAAGATGGGTTTGAGATTGCGATTAGCATTATCCCTTATTTAGTGGGGATGCTCGTCTCAATCGGTGTTTTTAGAGCTTCAGGGGCGATGGATGCCTTTGTTCATCTCCTGCAGCCTGCTTTAAAATATATCGGTGTCCCGCCAGAAGTGGTTCCCCAAATTTTAATTAGACCCATATCAGGAAATGGAGCCCTTGGGATGATGACAGACATCATCCATACCCATGGACCCGACTCCTTTCTAGGGAATCTTTCTTCCACTCTCCAAGGGGCAACGGACACCACTTTTTATATCATTACGGTGTATTTCGGAGCAGTTGGGATCCGAAAGATTGGGTATGCTATGAAGGTAGGCCTGCTAGCTGATTTGGCAGGAGCAGTTGCCGCTATTGTTATATGTACCTTATTATTTAAATAA
- a CDS encoding nucleoside recognition domain-containing protein — translation MINIIWAFLFLIGVVYAAFNGTMPEVNKAVFDSAQEGVTLCLGLIFILVFWLGIMKIAEVSGLLDHLSKLVKPFLKRLFPEVPADHPAMGYIVSNFVANLFGLGNAATPLGIKAMEELKKLNGGSDSASRSMITLLAINTSGLTLIPTTVIAIRMKYGSVSPTEIVGTTLFATICSTCAAILFDRYFYWRQSRKK, via the coding sequence ATGATTAATATTATTTGGGCTTTTCTATTTCTTATTGGAGTGGTTTACGCGGCATTTAACGGGACGATGCCAGAGGTTAATAAAGCCGTGTTTGATTCAGCTCAAGAGGGAGTTACCCTCTGTCTGGGGCTGATTTTCATTCTTGTTTTTTGGCTTGGAATTATGAAAATTGCAGAAGTCTCTGGTCTCTTAGATCATCTATCCAAATTGGTCAAACCATTCTTGAAAAGGTTGTTTCCTGAAGTGCCAGCTGATCATCCGGCCATGGGGTATATTGTTTCGAATTTTGTGGCGAACCTCTTTGGACTTGGCAATGCTGCAACACCGTTAGGAATAAAGGCTATGGAGGAGCTGAAAAAGTTAAATGGCGGGTCCGACTCTGCCAGCCGGTCCATGATTACGCTTCTTGCTATTAATACATCGGGATTGACGTTAATCCCAACGACTGTTATTGCAATCAGGATGAAATATGGGTCTGTCTCTCCAACAGAAATCGTTGGTACCACACTGTTTGCCACTATTTGTTCAACTTGCGCAGCCATTCTTTTTGATCGCTATTTTTATTGGCGGCAAAGCAGAAAGAAATAG
- a CDS encoding D-alanyl-D-alanine carboxypeptidase family protein has translation MSITVMRKALICFITLALLLVGIPFQNASAKGGSPPQISDSAAASILMDQDSGRVLYGKNIHQKRRIASITKVMTAILAIESGKLNKTVTISSNAYGTEGSSLYLKKGEKIKLKDLVYGLMLRSGNDAAVAIAEAVGGSVQGFTTLMNKKAKELGMMDTNFSNPHGLDNTEDHYSSAYDMAILTSYAMKNPTFQTIFKTKYYTAPNPGEKWDRKWKNKNKLLFQYDYSTGGKTGYTTLARRTLISTASKDGENLIVVTLNDGNDWQDHMNLFNWGFTYFQPTTIVKKGKITGIDDPFYQNHLFARRDLTIPLTAEEKENLKTDLTLKTPPKEDERDVSPSTPVGHLTVTAGDKTLATLPLFYQAKEKKPSFWSDLFNFIHNLFGAASHD, from the coding sequence GTGTCAATAACAGTTATGAGGAAGGCTTTAATTTGCTTCATCACGTTAGCCTTACTTTTAGTAGGCATTCCTTTTCAAAATGCAAGTGCAAAAGGTGGAAGCCCGCCTCAAATATCTGATTCAGCTGCTGCATCTATATTAATGGACCAAGATTCAGGACGTGTTTTATATGGGAAAAATATCCACCAAAAACGTCGGATTGCTAGTATTACAAAAGTTATGACGGCGATCTTGGCGATTGAATCAGGTAAATTGAACAAGACCGTGACGATTAGCTCAAATGCCTATGGGACAGAGGGGTCTTCGCTTTATTTGAAGAAGGGTGAAAAGATTAAGCTCAAAGATCTTGTTTATGGACTCATGCTTCGCTCTGGAAATGATGCGGCTGTGGCTATTGCCGAAGCGGTTGGCGGGAGCGTGCAAGGCTTTACAACCTTAATGAATAAAAAAGCTAAAGAGCTCGGCATGATGGACACAAATTTTTCGAATCCTCATGGGTTAGATAATACCGAGGATCATTATTCATCCGCTTATGACATGGCGATTCTAACAAGCTATGCGATGAAGAATCCAACCTTCCAAACGATTTTTAAAACGAAGTATTACACAGCCCCAAACCCAGGGGAAAAATGGGATCGCAAATGGAAAAATAAAAATAAGCTATTATTCCAATATGATTATTCCACTGGAGGCAAAACCGGTTATACAACGCTGGCCCGAAGAACCTTAATTTCCACAGCGAGCAAGGATGGAGAAAATCTCATCGTTGTAACGCTAAATGACGGCAATGATTGGCAAGATCATATGAATCTCTTTAACTGGGGATTTACGTATTTTCAACCGACAACGATTGTGAAAAAAGGAAAGATTACCGGCATAGATGATCCCTTTTATCAAAATCATTTGTTTGCAAGACGTGACTTGACTATTCCGTTAACCGCAGAAGAAAAGGAAAACTTGAAGACCGACTTGACGCTTAAGACACCGCCGAAAGAAGACGAACGGGATGTTTCGCCATCCACACCGGTTGGACACTTGACGGTCACGGCAGGTGACAAGACATTGGCGACTTTACCGCTTTTTTATCAGGCGAAAGAAAAAAAGCCATCTTTCTGGAGCGATCTATTTAATTTTATTCATAACCTTTTTGGGGCGGCTAGTCATGATTAA